In Pirellulales bacterium, the following are encoded in one genomic region:
- a CDS encoding RNA-binding transcriptional accessory protein, whose protein sequence is MAFTATIDLAPVAHGLSLPIGQVESAVRLLDAGNTVPFITRYRKDQTGGLDEEQIRQIQDRVNRLRVLVERKQTILRSIEGQAKLTPELAKSIEMADSIKRLEDLYLPFKPKKQTLATLARERKLEPLATEILLSSPQAANLDQRAADFVDADRQVSNVADVLLGVGHILAEDFSERADLRGRLRKIVKRTGHLASGKTEIAEQQGKEFRDYFEFREALSKIPPHRVLAINRGERAKMLRVKIEADAAALQQEAESLLVPPEHFHATFLKGCVKDALERLVLPSLEREIRREMAESAETHAVEVFAKNLRNLLLLPPVRGRRVLAIDPGFKSGCKLAVLDEFGNLTDHAVIHLVGKQERKVEGRAKIVELIRQHNLQLIALGNGTACRETEEILSELLAGDLKDDGVAYIIVNEAGASVYSTSPIGREELPQYDATLRSSISIGRRLLDPLSELVKIDAGSLGVGLYQHDVKAKHLRASLDAVVESCVNYVGVDLNTASPALLRYVSGLNQLTARRLYDHRIANGPFRNREQLKEVPGFGEAAFVQAAGFLKIVEGDNPLDATWIHPESYALAKQVVEKQGFTLDDMRQKETTATLEQRMGELNTEQLAADLQAGQLTLRDILSQLTRPGRDPREDLPQPIFKRGILKLDDLQPSMELLGSVLNVVDFGAFVDIGLHDSGLVHVSQLANRFVRDPHDVVSVGDIVKVWVMEIDKTRRRVSLTMIPPGTPKHEPRPKQTPGDRQQADRPRHDRPPRRPSRQGAPHSNSATADNTPKGDTTGPSSRADGAAASTPSAGAPPPRRDNRPPHFEQRRSQRPPHAGKPPRKQGDFKPKPKPKPLTPISEGMKKGKEPLRTFGDLLQFQKYLEGGDEALVALGVCDRSETKKRQKPKPAQSPQSSTTTAITENLPVSTVAQPADETGSATPTETEATIPAKTEPAISEGVAASDQAAALPIANASQQPQFGETGNSHHADGN, encoded by the coding sequence ATGGCATTCACCGCAACTATTGATCTTGCGCCCGTCGCCCACGGCCTCTCACTGCCGATTGGGCAAGTGGAAAGCGCCGTGCGCCTACTCGATGCCGGCAACACGGTTCCGTTTATTACTCGCTATCGCAAAGATCAAACCGGCGGCCTCGACGAAGAGCAAATTCGTCAAATTCAGGATCGCGTGAACCGGTTGCGAGTGCTTGTCGAGCGGAAGCAAACCATCCTACGGTCGATCGAGGGCCAAGCCAAACTTACACCGGAGTTGGCCAAATCGATCGAAATGGCCGACAGCATCAAGCGCCTCGAAGACCTCTACCTACCGTTCAAGCCTAAGAAACAAACGCTGGCGACGCTGGCACGGGAAAGGAAGTTGGAGCCGCTGGCGACTGAAATCCTTCTCAGTAGTCCGCAAGCCGCCAATCTCGATCAGCGTGCCGCCGATTTTGTCGATGCCGATCGGCAGGTGAGCAATGTCGCCGACGTGTTGTTGGGCGTCGGCCATATTCTGGCGGAAGACTTCAGCGAACGGGCCGATTTGCGTGGGCGACTGCGAAAAATCGTCAAACGAACCGGCCATCTGGCAAGCGGAAAGACGGAAATTGCTGAACAGCAAGGGAAGGAATTCCGCGATTATTTCGAGTTTCGCGAGGCCTTATCAAAGATCCCGCCGCACCGCGTCTTGGCGATTAACCGCGGCGAGCGCGCGAAAATGCTGCGGGTGAAAATCGAAGCGGACGCGGCAGCATTGCAGCAAGAGGCGGAATCGCTGCTCGTGCCTCCGGAACACTTCCATGCCACGTTTCTGAAAGGCTGCGTCAAGGATGCTTTGGAACGCCTTGTGCTGCCCAGCTTGGAGCGTGAAATTCGCCGCGAAATGGCTGAATCTGCGGAGACACACGCGGTCGAGGTATTCGCCAAGAACTTGAGGAACCTGTTGCTGTTGCCGCCGGTGCGGGGGCGACGCGTACTGGCGATCGATCCCGGTTTTAAGAGCGGCTGCAAACTAGCGGTGCTCGACGAGTTCGGCAATCTTACCGACCACGCGGTCATTCACCTTGTCGGCAAGCAAGAGCGCAAGGTCGAAGGTCGTGCAAAAATCGTCGAACTCATCAGACAACACAATCTCCAATTGATTGCGCTGGGCAACGGAACCGCTTGCCGCGAGACGGAAGAGATTCTCAGCGAGCTTCTGGCTGGCGATCTGAAAGACGATGGGGTCGCCTACATCATCGTCAACGAAGCCGGAGCGAGCGTTTATTCGACCAGCCCGATCGGCCGCGAGGAACTGCCGCAATACGACGCGACGCTGCGCAGCTCCATCAGCATTGGTCGGCGTCTGCTTGATCCGCTCAGCGAATTGGTCAAGATCGACGCAGGCAGCCTAGGCGTTGGGCTTTATCAGCACGATGTCAAAGCAAAGCATCTGCGCGCATCGCTCGATGCGGTGGTCGAGTCATGTGTCAATTATGTCGGCGTCGATCTCAACACCGCCAGCCCTGCACTGCTGCGCTACGTGAGCGGCTTGAATCAGCTCACCGCGCGGCGACTTTACGACCACCGCATCGCCAATGGCCCGTTTCGCAACCGCGAACAACTCAAGGAAGTCCCCGGCTTCGGCGAAGCGGCGTTTGTCCAAGCCGCCGGCTTCCTAAAGATCGTCGAGGGAGACAACCCGCTCGACGCGACTTGGATCCATCCGGAAAGCTATGCACTGGCCAAGCAGGTCGTCGAAAAACAGGGCTTTACCCTCGACGATATGCGGCAGAAAGAAACGACCGCCACTCTCGAACAGCGCATGGGCGAGTTGAACACCGAACAACTCGCCGCCGACCTTCAGGCGGGGCAGTTGACGCTGCGTGACATCCTCAGCCAGCTTACCCGTCCGGGGCGCGATCCGCGCGAAGATTTGCCGCAGCCAATTTTCAAGCGAGGAATTCTCAAGCTCGACGATTTGCAACCCAGCATGGAATTGCTCGGCAGCGTGCTGAATGTGGTCGATTTTGGTGCCTTTGTCGATATCGGCCTGCACGACAGCGGATTGGTTCACGTCAGTCAATTGGCGAATCGATTTGTCCGCGACCCACACGATGTGGTGTCCGTCGGCGATATCGTGAAGGTGTGGGTCATGGAAATTGACAAGACGCGTCGCCGAGTGTCGCTCACCATGATTCCTCCCGGTACGCCAAAGCATGAACCGCGGCCTAAACAAACTCCGGGCGATCGTCAACAGGCCGATCGTCCGCGTCACGATCGTCCGCCGCGACGCCCTTCACGGCAAGGCGCTCCACATTCAAATTCTGCAACCGCCGACAATACGCCGAAAGGCGATACCACCGGGCCATCGAGCCGTGCCGACGGAGCCGCGGCATCGACCCCGTCGGCAGGGGCACCACCGCCGCGCCGCGACAATCGGCCGCCTCATTTCGAGCAGCGCCGTTCGCAGCGTCCGCCGCACGCCGGAAAGCCGCCCCGGAAGCAGGGCGATTTCAAGCCGAAACCCAAGCCGAAGCCGCTGACCCCAATCTCGGAAGGCATGAAAAAAGGCAAAGAACCGCTGCGAACTTTCGGCGATTTGCTCCAATTTCAAAAATATCTAGAAGGAGGGGATGAGGCACTGGTAGCATTGGGCGTTTGTGATCGCAGCGAGACCAAGAAACGACAGAAGCCGAAACCTGCTCAATCGCCGCAGTCTTCTACGACGACAGCGATAACAGAGAATCTGCCGGTTTCCACCGTTGCTCAACCAGCGGACGAAACCGGGTCGGCAACCCCTACCGAGACTGAGGCGACAATTCCTGCCAAGACGGAACCGGCGATTTCTGAGGGAGTTGCCGCTTCCGATCAAGCGGCGGCTTTGCCAATTGCAAACGCCAGCCAGCAGCCGCAATTCGGCGAAACGGGGAACAGCCATCATGCGGACGGCAATTAA